A DNA window from Fibrobacter sp. UWR3 contains the following coding sequences:
- a CDS encoding BatD family protein, which produces MENDSLNVKNVAADSALNAGAGSVPDSGASLDSGAVAPAMPTPEQLGISITAGPAGGMPAITVGDTFEFPVTVSWSVQGSALLVVPAGSANAKGLTQVGLSQESSRSVKDGKEIASITFTYRIAAQDTGNLHIPAMRFEIPAQMGQPIDLRSESVDIRVEEPFNPLPIAVGAVVALCVLFAGLWRAKRRAAAREAVATKNAAQEALRERMMVLKQRVNVADSREWLLELESIAKEFVFEKFGADAGSGKDGGSGLNLGKDGAGGSSAGFESAAAVNLDALVKEGRLEGWETIVEEFAHARYGGGKRDGFENRETWKAAMRLMGIEE; this is translated from the coding sequence ATGGAAAATGATTCTTTGAATGTGAAAAATGTTGCGGCGGATTCCGCGTTGAATGCTGGTGCGGGTAGCGTGCCAGATTCGGGTGCATCTTTGGATTCGGGGGCGGTTGCGCCGGCGATGCCGACGCCCGAACAGCTCGGGATTTCGATTACGGCGGGGCCGGCGGGCGGCATGCCCGCGATTACCGTGGGAGATACGTTCGAGTTCCCGGTGACGGTGAGCTGGAGCGTGCAGGGCAGCGCCCTCCTGGTGGTGCCTGCAGGCTCCGCGAACGCGAAGGGGCTCACGCAGGTGGGCCTGTCGCAGGAATCTTCGCGGTCCGTCAAGGACGGCAAGGAAATCGCCTCGATTACCTTTACCTACAGGATTGCGGCGCAGGATACGGGCAACCTGCATATTCCGGCGATGCGCTTCGAGATTCCGGCCCAGATGGGGCAGCCGATTGACCTGCGGAGCGAGAGCGTGGATATTCGCGTAGAGGAGCCCTTTAATCCGCTCCCGATTGCGGTGGGTGCAGTGGTGGCCCTCTGCGTGCTTTTTGCGGGCCTGTGGCGCGCGAAAAGGCGGGCGGCGGCACGGGAGGCCGTTGCCACGAAAAATGCCGCCCAGGAGGCCCTGCGCGAACGTATGATGGTGCTCAAGCAGCGCGTGAACGTGGCGGACAGCCGCGAATGGCTCCTGGAGTTGGAAAGTATAGCGAAGGAGTTCGTTTTCGAGAAGTTCGGCGCAGATGCCGGTTCGGGTAAGGACGGCGGCTCGGGATTGAATTTGGGCAAGGACGGCGCGGGCGGTTCTTCCGCGGGTTTTGAAAGTGCCGCCGCTGTGAACCTGGATGCCCTCGTGAAGGAAGGCAGGCTCGAAGGCTGGGAAACGATTGTAGAGGAATTCGCGCACGCCCGCTACGGCGGTGGCAAGCGCGACGGTTTCGAGAACAGGGAAACCTGGAAGGCCGCGATGCGGCTCATGGGCATCGAGGAATAG
- a CDS encoding glycosyl hydrolase family 8: MKRNWFLPALAVSAAMMFSACGDDSSTSSTPVVTPGTPSTPSTPTPDPGTTPTTPTTQTYGILPTTANPAASLTWYASWKGTYYKSYIEEAAAYPILAQDWGVVFGAYTAAGMFPARIIWDTSSDSYCVIDECTNSYKKRGCTVSEGIGYGMLITLFAGDLDAFNSLWYYSKGYRDYQGGPQLTPWKTGTFSYESLGAPANSSSATDADLDIATALIIAYYQTGLAPYLEDALAIANSIWTEEISPSLMIYSGNMATWKTADPIFNLSYFSPVAIRLFAQVDKNHDWTGVLNTMYDYMLRVQAAGTGVFPDWTNTAGVAVNPKNGSADKTYWMFYHESVRIPWRIAWDYYWTQDPRAQQVLNTLNTFISTKSGGDPANLETTGKVMYSAVAGQPDGSTNSLLPNWHGAWCLTGMGGNQAWLDACTASFNTKTFSGFNYFPHILMTMYSELLNGLFVKPATLPL, translated from the coding sequence ATGAAACGCAATTGGTTCTTGCCGGCGCTCGCTGTTAGCGCCGCTATGATGTTTTCGGCCTGTGGCGACGATTCTTCTACGTCGTCGACGCCGGTTGTGACTCCGGGTACCCCGTCCACCCCGTCGACTCCTACGCCTGATCCTGGTACGACGCCCACCACGCCTACCACGCAGACCTACGGTATTTTGCCCACGACCGCGAATCCTGCGGCTTCGCTCACCTGGTACGCCTCGTGGAAGGGCACCTACTACAAGTCCTATATCGAGGAAGCGGCTGCATACCCGATACTTGCACAGGACTGGGGCGTGGTATTCGGTGCCTATACGGCTGCGGGAATGTTCCCTGCCCGAATCATCTGGGATACGAGTAGCGACTCCTACTGCGTGATTGACGAATGCACCAACAGCTACAAGAAGCGTGGCTGCACCGTTTCGGAAGGTATCGGCTACGGCATGCTCATTACGCTGTTCGCGGGTGACCTTGATGCGTTCAATTCCCTGTGGTACTACAGCAAGGGCTACCGTGATTACCAGGGAGGCCCGCAGCTGACCCCGTGGAAGACGGGTACGTTCTCGTACGAATCCCTCGGCGCTCCGGCGAATTCCTCTTCGGCGACGGATGCCGACCTGGATATTGCAACTGCGCTTATCATTGCGTACTACCAGACGGGCCTGGCTCCGTACCTGGAAGATGCTCTTGCCATCGCGAACTCTATCTGGACCGAAGAAATCAGCCCGTCGCTCATGATTTATTCCGGCAACATGGCGACCTGGAAGACCGCGGACCCGATTTTCAACCTGAGCTACTTCTCTCCGGTTGCCATCAGGCTCTTTGCCCAGGTGGACAAGAACCACGACTGGACCGGCGTGCTCAACACGATGTACGACTACATGCTGAGAGTGCAGGCAGCGGGCACGGGCGTGTTCCCCGACTGGACGAATACGGCGGGTGTCGCGGTGAACCCGAAGAACGGCAGTGCCGACAAGACCTACTGGATGTTCTACCACGAATCCGTGCGCATTCCGTGGCGTATTGCGTGGGACTACTACTGGACGCAGGATCCGCGCGCCCAGCAGGTGCTGAACACCCTGAACACCTTCATCTCGACCAAGTCGGGCGGCGACCCGGCGAACCTCGAGACGACCGGCAAGGTGATGTATTCTGCGGTGGCTGGCCAGCCTGACGGTTCTACGAACTCGCTGCTGCCGAACTGGCACGGTGCTTGGTGCCTTACCGGCATGGGCGGCAACCAGGCATGGCTCGATGCCTGCACGGCGAGCTTCAACACGAAGACCTTCAGCGGGTTCAACTACTTCCCGCATATCCTGATGACGATGTACAGCGAACTTCTGAACGGCCTGTTCGTGAAGCCCGCGACGCTCCCGCTTTAG
- a CDS encoding T9SS type A sorting domain-containing protein, with the protein MNKVKTFAAVAGAAAMAFAQGAVSPTFLWDGTTDTEGKVETGSDEETSGYWYDYNDANDGGSSAFTFPADVEPNAYDNFYGPLVEAYGGIKATVTLGAGYDYPYAGIGFNIWSEGQEGVDITAWGGICLAYQSTIGFGIELGVEDEATVTKYNNYKATVAKAATITVSDFPWSKFKQGTGWGTIVDQATVLAKTAAIKLKFEGTAGTSGDFLIQKVGSNGMCSCCSGIKAIAAAGSAKAMLSGRTVSFSGISSAKAEVINLQGQVVKSATVGSTLDLTGLDAGVYMLRVAGRNVKFAQKIILE; encoded by the coding sequence ATGAACAAGGTAAAAACATTTGCAGCCGTTGCTGGCGCTGCCGCTATGGCTTTTGCTCAGGGCGCAGTCTCTCCGACCTTCCTCTGGGACGGCACCACCGATACCGAAGGTAAGGTCGAAACCGGTTCCGACGAAGAAACGTCCGGCTACTGGTACGATTACAACGACGCGAACGATGGCGGTTCTTCTGCCTTTACGTTCCCGGCCGACGTCGAACCCAACGCTTACGACAACTTCTACGGCCCGCTCGTCGAAGCCTACGGCGGCATCAAGGCCACCGTCACCCTCGGCGCTGGCTACGACTATCCGTATGCCGGTATCGGCTTCAACATCTGGAGCGAAGGCCAGGAAGGTGTTGACATTACCGCTTGGGGAGGCATCTGCCTTGCGTACCAGTCTACGATTGGTTTCGGCATCGAACTCGGTGTTGAAGACGAAGCTACCGTGACTAAATACAACAACTACAAGGCTACCGTTGCCAAGGCTGCCACTATAACTGTTTCCGACTTCCCGTGGAGCAAGTTCAAGCAGGGCACCGGCTGGGGCACGATTGTTGACCAGGCTACCGTCCTCGCCAAGACTGCGGCCATCAAGCTGAAGTTCGAAGGCACCGCCGGTACCTCTGGCGACTTCCTCATCCAGAAGGTCGGTTCTAACGGCATGTGCTCTTGCTGCTCCGGCATCAAGGCTATCGCCGCTGCCGGTTCTGCCAAGGCCATGCTCTCTGGCCGCACCGTCTCGTTCTCGGGCATCTCTTCTGCCAAGGCCGAAGTGATTAACCTGCAGGGCCAGGTGGTGAAGAGCGCGACCGTGGGCAGCACGCTGGACCTCACCGGCCTTGATGCGGGCGTGTACATGCTCCGCGTTGCAGGCAGGAACGTCAAGTTCGCCCAGAAGATTATCCTCGAATAG
- a CDS encoding T9SS type A sorting domain-containing protein, whose protein sequence is MNKKMTLAAVAGAAAMAFAQGAVSSTFLWDGTTDTEGKVETGSDEETSGYWYDYNDANDGGASAFTFPADVEANAYDNFYGPLVEAYGGIKATITLGAGYDYPYAGIGFNIWSEGQEGVDITAWGGICLSYQSTLGFGIELGVEDEATVTKYNNYKATVAKAATITASDFPWSKFKQGTGWGTIVDQATVLAKTAAIKLKFEGTAGTSGDFLIQKVGSNGMCSTSPISVKSIAAAGSAKAMLSGRTLSFSGISSAKAEVINLQGQVVKSATVSSAMDLSSLDAGVYMLRVAGKNVKLSQKIVLE, encoded by the coding sequence ATGAACAAGAAAATGACACTCGCAGCCGTTGCTGGCGCAGCCGCTATGGCTTTCGCTCAGGGCGCAGTTTCTTCTACCTTCCTCTGGGACGGCACCACCGATACCGAAGGTAAGGTTGAAACCGGTTCCGACGAAGAAACGTCCGGCTACTGGTACGATTACAACGACGCGAACGATGGCGGTGCTTCTGCCTTTACGTTCCCGGCCGACGTCGAAGCCAACGCTTACGACAACTTCTACGGCCCGCTCGTTGAAGCCTACGGCGGCATCAAGGCCACCATCACCCTCGGCGCTGGTTACGACTATCCGTATGCCGGTATCGGCTTCAACATCTGGAGCGAAGGCCAGGAAGGTGTTGACATTACCGCTTGGGGCGGCATTTGCCTTTCCTACCAGTCCACGCTCGGTTTCGGCATCGAACTCGGTGTTGAAGACGAAGCTACCGTGACTAAATACAACAACTACAAGGCCACTGTCGCTAAGGCTGCTACCATTACCGCTTCCGACTTCCCGTGGAGCAAGTTCAAGCAGGGCACCGGCTGGGGCACGATTGTTGACCAGGCTACCGTCCTCGCCAAGACTGCTGCTATCAAGCTGAAGTTCGAAGGCACTGCCGGTACCTCTGGCGACTTCCTCATCCAGAAGGTCGGTTCTAACGGCATGTGCTCCACCAGTCCGATCAGCGTCAAGTCTATCGCCGCTGCCGGTTCTGCCAAGGCCATGCTCTCTGGTCGCACCCTCTCCTTCTCTGGCATCTCTTCCGCCAAGGCTGAAGTGATCAACCTCCAGGGCCAGGTTGTGAAGTCTGCTACCGTCAGCTCCGCTATGGACCTCTCTAGCCTCGACGCCGGTGTCTACATGCTCCGCGTTGCTGGCAAGAACGTCAAGCTCTCTCAGAAGATCGTTCTCGAATAA
- a CDS encoding glycoside hydrolase family 5 protein — protein sequence MTMFSKTVKAIAAGAILLGAVEANAAAANAKPLRIGPVQVHGVLGTSGNKIVGQKSGKEAMLRGMSMFWSDATGIQYYNKEVIKWAVNNLKIDVFRYAMGVQYYDSDGGTSNKLDDNYSYMKAGDTQKSKIDQMVEAAIENDIYIIIDWHSHRADSEKSQAASFFKEMAQKYNNVPNIIWEVFNEPVNQGSGAIASYANDVISGIRGTGNNNLALVGTPNWSQMPNGSCGTVNQKNVGYVFHFYAGTHSVGQFSGNINSCRSNNAVFITEWGTTTADGKSDANTSASSEWTNFMEQNKISNCNWSLRQKVTTIGNASDEGSAMFAGDKALITQAALSAASYTNSGTFVKNYLTKNATDWASQFAATLKSGSCSFTATTVKETAGSIASSLKSGCTYTSSNEAVVTNAGAIVGPGFVIMTGNDGSQSVVTVTEEPKQTIAGFEDFNCYISGSCTKSHTMDDMDGDGKQEVVVNATGKTDQGATYTLKSLNESIVKVNKATCTGKKCYGSLKNSQVNMFEFTGTIGEAKIVATAPAVTGYIAMNDTITIQFTKTGDKVGGDFKNMKVAKGSTTAVTFPTETTYGKAPITYTFDGQAASPYIEYIPGAPGYLIAGNEDAIVTVTATAPETAERAATDLSITIIVGDSATAASKGNVPIPFVAKAAGKFSAQFVNGGMVLKATRSGSASVEVITSLGQVAKSMQVNLAAGHNWIPVAGISTGKYIVRVKQGSSIQSFILEKK from the coding sequence ATGACGATGTTCAGTAAAACTGTCAAGGCGATTGCAGCAGGCGCTATCCTCCTCGGGGCGGTAGAAGCCAACGCAGCAGCCGCAAACGCAAAACCCCTCCGCATAGGTCCCGTGCAGGTGCATGGCGTCCTGGGAACCAGCGGCAACAAAATCGTCGGCCAGAAGAGCGGCAAAGAAGCCATGCTCCGCGGCATGAGCATGTTCTGGTCCGATGCTACCGGCATCCAGTACTACAACAAGGAAGTCATCAAGTGGGCCGTCAACAATCTGAAAATCGACGTGTTCCGCTACGCCATGGGTGTCCAGTACTACGATAGCGATGGCGGCACAAGCAACAAGCTTGATGACAACTATTCCTACATGAAGGCAGGGGACACGCAGAAGAGCAAGATCGACCAAATGGTCGAAGCCGCTATCGAGAACGACATCTATATCATCATCGACTGGCACAGCCACCGCGCCGACAGCGAAAAAAGCCAGGCCGCTTCGTTCTTTAAGGAAATGGCCCAAAAATACAATAACGTCCCGAACATCATCTGGGAAGTGTTCAACGAGCCTGTCAACCAAGGCTCAGGCGCTATCGCAAGCTATGCGAACGACGTCATCAGCGGCATCCGTGGCACAGGCAACAACAACCTCGCCCTCGTAGGTACCCCGAACTGGTCCCAGATGCCAAATGGGTCCTGCGGTACCGTAAACCAAAAGAACGTCGGCTACGTGTTCCACTTCTACGCAGGCACGCACTCCGTGGGTCAATTCAGCGGCAACATCAATAGCTGCAGGAGCAACAACGCCGTGTTCATTACCGAATGGGGTACCACAACCGCCGACGGTAAGAGCGATGCCAATACAAGTGCATCTTCCGAATGGACCAACTTCATGGAGCAGAACAAGATTAGCAACTGCAACTGGAGCTTGCGCCAGAAGGTGACCACGATCGGTAACGCATCCGATGAAGGTTCCGCCATGTTCGCCGGCGACAAGGCCCTAATTACGCAGGCAGCCCTCTCCGCTGCAAGCTACACCAATTCCGGCACCTTCGTGAAGAACTACCTCACCAAGAACGCTACCGACTGGGCTAGCCAATTCGCAGCGACACTCAAGAGTGGCAGCTGCTCCTTCACTGCAACCACCGTCAAGGAAACTGCGGGCAGCATCGCAAGCTCGCTGAAGTCGGGCTGCACCTATACTTCTAGCAACGAAGCCGTCGTAACGAACGCCGGTGCGATTGTCGGTCCGGGCTTTGTCATCATGACCGGCAATGACGGTTCCCAGTCGGTCGTCACCGTGACCGAAGAACCCAAACAGACCATCGCCGGCTTCGAAGACTTCAACTGCTACATCAGCGGCTCCTGCACCAAGAGCCACACCATGGATGACATGGATGGCGACGGCAAGCAGGAAGTCGTCGTGAACGCCACCGGCAAGACCGACCAGGGCGCCACCTACACCCTCAAGTCCCTGAACGAAAGCATCGTGAAGGTCAACAAGGCCACCTGCACCGGCAAGAAGTGCTACGGCAGCCTCAAGAACTCACAGGTGAACATGTTCGAATTCACGGGCACCATCGGTGAAGCCAAGATCGTGGCTACGGCACCCGCCGTCACGGGCTACATCGCCATGAACGACACCATTACCATTCAGTTCACCAAGACCGGCGACAAGGTCGGCGGCGACTTCAAGAACATGAAGGTCGCGAAGGGCTCCACCACGGCAGTTACCTTCCCCACCGAAACCACCTACGGCAAGGCCCCCATCACCTACACCTTCGACGGCCAGGCTGCCTCGCCCTACATTGAATATATCCCCGGCGCCCCGGGCTACCTCATCGCGGGTAACGAAGACGCCATCGTGACGGTGACGGCAACCGCTCCCGAAACCGCAGAACGCGCCGCAACCGACCTCTCGATTACCATCATCGTGGGCGACAGCGCCACTGCGGCAAGCAAGGGCAACGTGCCTATACCGTTCGTCGCGAAGGCTGCGGGCAAATTCTCCGCGCAGTTCGTCAACGGCGGCATGGTCCTGAAGGCGACCCGTAGCGGAAGCGCCTCCGTCGAGGTGATTACTAGCCTCGGCCAGGTGGCAAAGAGCATGCAGGTGAACCTCGCTGCGGGCCACAACTGGATTCCGGTTGCAGGCATCAGCACGGGCAAGTACATCGTCCGCGTAAAGCAGGGAAGCAGCATCCAGAGCTTCATCCTCGAAAAGAAGTAA
- a CDS encoding GIY-YIG nuclease family protein, with amino-acid sequence MNRTNDLKPFSTYILSNYNKTVLYIGITNDLKRRICEHKSKLDPNSFTAKYNVDRLVYFEQFQSINDAIAREKQIKHWNREWKENLINRSNPNWDDLFDYSL; translated from the coding sequence ATGAACAGAACAAATGATTTAAAGCCATTCTCAACCTATATCTTGAGCAACTACAACAAGACTGTTCTCTACATAGGTATCACAAACGATTTAAAAAGAAGAATATGCGAGCATAAATCCAAATTAGATCCCAATTCCTTTACCGCAAAATACAACGTCGATAGACTTGTCTATTTCGAGCAATTTCAATCAATAAACGATGCTATCGCCCGAGAAAAACAAATAAAACATTGGAACCGTGAATGGAAAGAAAATCTAATAAACAGAAGCAACCCTAACTGGGATGATTTGTTCGATTATTCTTTATAA
- a CDS encoding glycoside hydrolase family 18 protein → MNLKLIVTTVAVACVAMSQAAADKVIGYFPYWSQYSQFYPKDIRYNTVTHIHYSSLTPSEDGSLAFPDENDAPNYDSLAVMCAANNVNLVVSVGGMEAEGALKTIAGSDELLSTFVSNVKEWVGSHNAKGVELDWQNLTAEDAEGYAKMVNALVDAFSGSIVASTMYPYVAMEPYTAEVMNKLSYINVFMPDQMNEDNSSLVPNQGGKFIAETLEKAAGAGIQKDLLNPVVYFYGKSFLGATGFGSSHNGTGSGNEGYLPYKELMGKFDTPDYKVSYDSDSQSEIAVSKEEAIVFMGIPSVKAVAENVKNNGYAGVAVYDLSQDHHEPIVSILVTIGLELRPDVNYKPAKKK, encoded by the coding sequence ATGAATCTCAAGCTTATTGTAACGACAGTCGCGGTTGCTTGCGTGGCAATGTCCCAGGCCGCAGCCGACAAGGTGATTGGCTATTTCCCGTACTGGAGCCAGTATTCCCAGTTCTACCCGAAGGATATCCGCTACAACACGGTGACCCATATTCACTATTCGTCCCTTACTCCGAGTGAAGACGGCTCGCTTGCCTTCCCCGATGAGAACGATGCCCCCAACTACGATTCGCTCGCTGTCATGTGCGCGGCGAACAACGTGAACCTCGTGGTTTCTGTGGGCGGCATGGAAGCCGAGGGCGCCCTGAAGACTATCGCCGGTTCCGACGAACTCCTCTCCACCTTCGTTTCGAACGTGAAGGAATGGGTCGGTAGCCACAACGCGAAGGGTGTGGAACTCGACTGGCAGAATCTCACGGCAGAAGATGCCGAAGGGTATGCCAAGATGGTGAACGCCCTCGTGGATGCCTTCTCCGGCTCTATCGTGGCATCTACCATGTACCCCTACGTGGCGATGGAACCCTATACCGCCGAAGTGATGAACAAGCTGAGCTACATCAACGTGTTCATGCCCGACCAGATGAACGAGGACAACTCCTCGCTCGTTCCGAACCAGGGCGGAAAGTTCATTGCAGAGACACTCGAGAAGGCCGCCGGTGCGGGCATCCAGAAGGATCTCCTGAACCCGGTCGTGTACTTCTACGGAAAGTCCTTCCTCGGTGCGACAGGCTTCGGTTCTTCGCACAACGGTACGGGTAGCGGTAACGAAGGTTACCTGCCGTACAAGGAACTCATGGGCAAGTTCGATACTCCGGACTACAAGGTTTCTTACGATTCCGACTCCCAGTCCGAAATCGCCGTGAGCAAGGAAGAAGCCATCGTGTTCATGGGCATTCCTTCCGTGAAGGCAGTTGCCGAGAACGTGAAGAACAATGGCTACGCCGGCGTGGCCGTTTACGACCTCTCGCAGGACCACCACGAACCCATCGTTTCCATCCTGGTGACGATTGGCCTGGAACTTCGCCCGGACGTGAACTACAAGCCCGCGAAGAAGAAGTAA
- a CDS encoding carbohydrate binding domain-containing protein, with translation MKSHLQTIIWKCAVGSLLLASFSFASFSDYRDRDNSRFVTREAKPFRPDKDVVSVVMREAIPRGGGYTYQYPRENPEPILTDKYAMEGALSMEIELIASDYSGVAICIAGSVDLTPYLEEGVLEFWIKGDKGGENALFVLVDDGVKSNGESLQVKLRSKSLGEITTEWKHFSIPLKLFGMTGVYWDAKNTREVMLPFAWSNFKGFRLEVRKDENEAFKVWIDDIVIKKQGKAYEGPSNYPFRNAI, from the coding sequence ATGAAATCACATCTGCAGACCATCATCTGGAAGTGTGCCGTGGGCTCACTCCTTCTTGCGTCTTTCTCCTTTGCTTCTTTCAGCGATTACAGGGATAGGGACAATTCCCGCTTCGTCACGCGCGAGGCCAAACCCTTCCGTCCGGACAAGGACGTGGTAAGCGTCGTTATGCGCGAAGCCATTCCCCGCGGCGGTGGATACACCTACCAGTACCCGCGCGAGAACCCCGAACCGATTCTCACCGACAAGTACGCCATGGAAGGCGCTCTTTCCATGGAAATCGAGCTTATCGCGAGCGACTACTCCGGCGTGGCCATCTGTATCGCCGGTTCCGTGGACCTGACCCCGTACCTGGAAGAAGGTGTCCTCGAGTTCTGGATCAAGGGCGACAAGGGTGGCGAAAACGCACTGTTCGTGCTCGTCGATGACGGCGTGAAGAGCAACGGCGAATCCCTGCAGGTGAAGCTCCGCTCCAAGAGCCTTGGTGAAATTACCACGGAATGGAAGCATTTCAGCATCCCGCTCAAGCTGTTCGGCATGACGGGTGTGTACTGGGATGCGAAGAACACGCGTGAAGTCATGCTCCCGTTCGCCTGGTCGAACTTCAAGGGTTTCCGTCTTGAAGTCCGCAAGGACGAGAACGAGGCCTTCAAGGTCTGGATTGACGATATCGTAATCAAGAAGCAGGGCAAGGCCTACGAAGGCCCGTCCAACTACCCGTTCCGCAACGCAATTTAA
- a CDS encoding glycoside hydrolase family 5 protein has product MKFFKFLAPITAAFLLASCSSGDSGLNKADEDGNGSGLNRTKVDYSKGRAMNQRLGRGINMGNSWESTGTGANADCGWGNCLKDEDLQIVKAAGFNSVRIPVRWESDVDIANTIDPQRLAGVKEDIQLANSLGMPVIVNFHHHQDMNNAAANVENDPESFQAELQKFVTMWTQVAAALNSIPDDMIVFEIMNEPHDIKKSSTVNEIMTASYNAIRAVAPTKTIMFEGNGYSKFAEIKKLDLPKDDGNIIVSGHYYEPYGYTHQGTATMYPCGTGITGSDLSKIAKDFKAYVDSAIAYFPDVDGVHGVPMNLGEFGAIGRTGSKCATEAPSEASRAQWADYVIRAAEKYGISWHYWAYGKTSGFQAYDQDAGDWFPEMKKVFDAYTVKAFPAI; this is encoded by the coding sequence ATGAAGTTTTTCAAGTTTCTAGCCCCCATTACCGCAGCGTTCCTCCTGGCCAGCTGTTCTTCCGGCGACAGCGGATTGAACAAGGCCGACGAAGACGGCAACGGAAGCGGGCTCAACCGCACGAAGGTCGACTACTCCAAGGGCCGCGCCATGAACCAGAGGCTCGGGCGCGGCATCAACATGGGCAACTCGTGGGAATCCACGGGTACCGGAGCAAACGCCGACTGCGGGTGGGGCAACTGCCTCAAGGACGAGGACCTCCAGATAGTGAAGGCCGCCGGATTCAACTCCGTGCGCATTCCCGTACGCTGGGAAAGCGACGTCGACATCGCGAACACCATCGACCCGCAGCGCCTCGCCGGAGTCAAGGAAGACATCCAGCTTGCGAACAGCCTCGGCATGCCCGTTATCGTCAACTTCCACCACCACCAGGACATGAACAACGCCGCGGCAAACGTCGAGAACGACCCGGAATCGTTCCAGGCGGAACTGCAGAAGTTCGTCACCATGTGGACGCAGGTGGCGGCAGCCCTGAACAGCATCCCGGACGACATGATTGTGTTCGAAATCATGAACGAACCGCACGATATCAAGAAGAGCTCCACGGTGAACGAAATCATGACGGCATCCTACAACGCCATCCGCGCGGTGGCCCCGACAAAGACCATCATGTTCGAGGGGAACGGCTACTCCAAGTTCGCCGAAATCAAGAAACTCGACCTTCCCAAGGACGACGGCAACATCATCGTGAGCGGGCACTACTACGAGCCCTACGGATACACGCACCAGGGCACCGCTACCATGTACCCCTGCGGAACGGGAATTACCGGATCGGACCTGAGCAAGATTGCGAAAGACTTCAAGGCATACGTGGATAGCGCCATCGCGTACTTCCCCGACGTGGACGGAGTGCACGGGGTTCCCATGAACCTGGGCGAGTTCGGCGCCATCGGCCGTACCGGGTCGAAATGCGCAACCGAAGCGCCGAGCGAAGCCTCCCGCGCGCAGTGGGCCGACTACGTCATCAGGGCAGCCGAGAAATACGGCATCAGCTGGCACTACTGGGCCTACGGAAAGACGAGCGGGTTCCAGGCATACGACCAGGATGCAGGCGACTGGTTCCCCGAGATGAAAAAGGTCTTTGACGCCTATACCGTAAAGGCCTTCCCGGCAATCTAG
- the lpxA gene encoding acyl-ACP--UDP-N-acetylglucosamine O-acyltransferase — MIHPSAFVSPQAKVHETAVIGPWCIVDSGVEIGEGVVLESRVHVYGGVSIGKDTHVFDGAILGAPPQDLKYAGEPTRVSIGEGCTLREYVTVNRGTAQGGGCTRIADKVLIMAYSHIAHDCDIREGVVIANGCQIGGHVRIGEYATLGGVTGIQQRNQVGAYAFVGGTHKVDRDVPPCTKACGNPIRYGGLNLHALRLHPDLFPEARVEALSRAYRELYRSGRPVAEIIEELKKGPEPLFQAFFDEHWGGSLVRP, encoded by the coding sequence ATGATTCACCCGTCCGCATTTGTGAGCCCGCAGGCAAAAGTCCACGAAACAGCCGTCATCGGCCCGTGGTGCATCGTGGATTCCGGCGTGGAAATAGGGGAGGGCGTTGTCCTGGAATCCCGCGTGCATGTGTATGGAGGCGTCTCCATCGGAAAGGATACGCACGTGTTTGACGGGGCTATCCTCGGCGCTCCCCCGCAGGATTTGAAATATGCGGGCGAACCGACTCGCGTGAGCATCGGCGAAGGCTGTACGCTGCGCGAATACGTGACGGTCAACCGCGGCACGGCTCAGGGTGGCGGCTGCACGCGTATTGCGGACAAGGTATTGATTATGGCGTATTCGCACATCGCCCACGATTGCGATATCCGCGAAGGTGTCGTCATCGCGAACGGCTGCCAGATAGGCGGCCACGTGCGCATCGGCGAGTACGCGACCCTCGGGGGCGTTACAGGGATCCAACAGCGTAACCAGGTGGGCGCCTACGCGTTCGTGGGCGGCACGCACAAGGTGGACCGCGATGTTCCTCCCTGCACCAAGGCGTGCGGGAACCCCATCCGCTACGGCGGGCTCAACCTGCATGCGCTCCGCCTGCATCCCGATTTGTTCCCCGAGGCCCGCGTTGAAGCGCTTTCCCGCGCCTATCGCGAACTCTACCGTAGCGGTCGTCCTGTGGCCGAGATAATCGAGGAATTGAAAAAAGGCCCGGAACCTCTGTTCCAAGCCTTTTTCGATGAGCACTGGGGCGGTTCTCTCGTCCGGCCGTAA